The nucleotide sequence GCGTTGACCAGATTGCCCTGGCTGTCCGGCACGAACGAGCCTGCGCGCGTCAGGAACTGCTGCGTGTTGTTGGCGTTCGAGACCACGAAGAAGCCATTGCCCTGAACGGCGAGGTCCGTGGTCGACGTGGTGAACTGCGTATGTCCGGCGTCGCTGATGGCGTAGCGGACGGTGGTCTCGACCGCGCCGGAATCGTAATTGCCCGAGCCGCTCTTCAGGATCAGCGAGGAGAATTCGGTCGAAGCCCGCTTGTAACCGGTGGTGTTGACGTTCGCGATGTTGTCCGAGACCGTCGACAGCTTGTTGGACTGCGCGGACATGCCGGAAACGCCGGTGCGCATAACGCCGTAGAGGCTCATGGATTGGGCTCCTGTGATAGGTTGCAGTTACAATGAGGGTTCTTGCTTGCGCGGGGCTGATGATTTGGAACCATGCACAACTTCATGCCGTCACGAGGTTGCCTTGGGCTGACAGAACGAGCGCGCCTTGTCGGTCCACGCGCCGAAGCCGCTGGAGACGAGATGCGCGACGATGTGACAGACGTAGCGCTTCTGCGCGGGCTGATTGTTGGGGCCCGCATTGTAGCGGGCGACCGCCATGGTCCAGCTGCCCTCGCGCTGCTTCAGCTCTTTCAGGAAGCGCGCGGCGTAGTCGACGTTCCTCGCGGGATCGAACATCGCGCGCACCGAGGCGAACTTGTCGCCGTGATAGTAATGGTTGACCTGCATGCAGCCGAGGTCGATCAGCTTGATGCCCTTGGCTCGCATCGCCTCGAAATTCGCGATCGCATCGTTGATGTCCCTGGCGAACACGGTCTGGCCGTCGGCGCCGAGCGCGTAAGGGTAGAGCGAACCGCGCCGTCCGGTCTCGGTGAGGCCGACCGCATAGAGAATACCGAGCGGGATCCCGTGCTGCCGGGACGCACGCGCCATCTCGCGCTCGCAGGGGCGCGAATTGTCGGTCGCCGCCGCCGCGGCGCCCGCGCTACAGATAAACAGGGCCGCGGCGAGTATGCGGCCCCACGTCCTGCTCATGACGCGTCTCCTGGTTGGACTGGTGCTCCTGCCGGGCCTGCTTGCCGCTGCCGTCGGATTGCCCCGAGGAGCTGCGCGCGCCGTCGAACGAGCCTTGCGACTGCGACGATGGCTGTTGCTGGCCCGCCAGCTGCGGCTGCGACTGGCCTGAGCCGCTCTGAAATCCGTCCAGCGAGCCGTGCTGCACGGGCGCGACGTCGGCGACATAGCCCGCCGATTGCATGAGATCGCGGATCGAGTCGCGCTGCTGGTCCAGCATCTGGCTGGTGTCCTTGCGCTCGGCCGCGAGATGGACGGAGACTTCCGAACCGACGAGACGAAGCCGCACGGTGACATTGCCCAGCGCCGGCGGCTCGAGATTGATGGTCAGGATCTTGAGCGGCTCGGGCGCGCTGGCCTGCGAGGTCGCGAGATCGGGGGCCATCGACGCTGCCGGAGCCGGCGTTTCCTTCAGCTCGGCGACGACTGCGTTGGCGACCTGCTGCGTGGCGCCGAACTGCGCCGGCGGCAGATGGGTCTCCTGCTGGACCACGGTGACCTTGGTCGTCTCGGGCAACGCGTCCCGCGCCGAAGCCTTGACAGCGCGTTCGACATTGGCCGTGACGGCCTCGAAGCCCGGTGCTGCGGGGATCGCCTTCGAGGATGCATCGTCGCCTTGCTGCGCAATTGTCGCAGCCTGTGAGCGCGAGCTTGCCGGAGCGGGAACGGATGGCGCGGACTCGGCGGTGGCGGTCTTTGCCGCACCCGTGGCCTGAACCTCACGCTTCGCCGTGGACGAACGTTCATCGCGCGCGGGCACGTCTTTGTTGCCGCCCACCGGCGATTGCAGCTGTGGCTTCACGGCCGGTACGGCGGCGAGTTCCTGGCCGACGATCGCGGAACTAGTCGGTCGATCCGAAACGTCGGCTTTCGCGACATTGTCGATCGGAGCTGGCAGCTCCGGCGATTTGTCGGCTTTATCGGCGGACGATTTGTGGCTCGACTTGGTGTCGTCAGCCGTCTCGGTGCGGTCGTGCACCGTCTCATCCTTCGTCTTGTCCTGTCCGGTCGGGTGCGCCAGACGCGTCCGCAACGATCCGGCCTTCAAGGTCGTATCACCGCTCTCGTCGCTGATCGCCTTCTTCGCGAGGTTCGAGACGGTGTGCAGCAGATCGTTGAACGACGAATCTGCCGACGACTTCGCCCCCGCGCTCTTGCCGGAGCGCGATGTGGCGCGCATGTTGAGGCCTTCGGCGAGGCCCGAGAAAACCTGTCCGGAGGTTCCACTGAGCTTGGTCATGGACGGCGATCCCTGGTGAGCAGTTCGAGTTCGCCGAGCTGCTTCTGCGCGCGTGCGAGCGTCGCAGTCGACGACGCGAGATCGAGCCGCGCCGGCGTGACCGGCGGCTTCTCGGCTGCGGCGGCGGAGCCGCCCGAAAACGACTTGCGGATATCGAGGGCGAGCTGCAACGTTGCGTTCAGCAACGGAACGTCGCGCTCGGGCAGCTTCGAGCGGTCGAGTGCCTTCAGCTCGGCGAGGCCACCGTCATACTCGTCGGTGAGCGCCCGCGAGACGCCACGGAAGAAATGCGCCCGCTCGCGATCCGCCGAGGCATCCGCGCTGAGTGTCAGCGCGCGCTCGCCGGCAAGCCGGGTCACGGCCAGCCGTCCTTGCATCATCGCCGTCCGCGCGATCACGAGATAGAGCTTGAGGCGGCTCGCGCGATCGATCTGTTCCAGCAGCGTAACGATCCGCGCAAAGCGGCGCTCGTCGAGCGCGAGGCTCGACTGCGTCAGGCCGGAGGAGAAACGCTGCCAGAAGTCCCCGCCATAGACCGAGTTGCGGTAATGGCGGATATAGGCCAGCGTCAGGAACTCGAACTTGTCGAAATCCTCGGCCTGCCCGACCAGCAGGATCTCGCGCCGCAGCGCTGCCTCCTCCACCAGCGTGCCTGGCAGGAGCAGGCGCGCGTCGTCCAGGCGCTCGATTGCGAGCGATGCCTCGCTCCGCGCGAACAGCGCACCCTGAACCAGCGCAACCTGTCCGCCGAGGCCCGATGGAAGCGTGCGCGGCTTGACGTCCTTGAGCAGCTCACGCGCTTCGTCCTGACGTCCCTCGACATAGGCCAGAGCACCGTTGAGCAGCCGCTCGTCGACGTTCAACCTGTCACGCGGCAGCTTTCGGACGATCTGCGGCCCGCCGCCGCTGAGCAAATAGATGACGACGGCCTGGCCGTTCTGTGCGTTGCTCCACACGCCCGCATCGGCGGCGAGAAATTTCTCGCCGACCTGCCGGATCAGCGCGATGTGACTGCCATGCGCCGCCGTGTCACCACGGGCAATGCCGTCCTGCACCGCCTGCAATGTGCGC is from Bradyrhizobium xenonodulans and encodes:
- the fliK gene encoding flagellar hook-length control protein FliK yields the protein MTKLSGTSGQVFSGLAEGLNMRATSRSGKSAGAKSSADSSFNDLLHTVSNLAKKAISDESGDTTLKAGSLRTRLAHPTGQDKTKDETVHDRTETADDTKSSHKSSADKADKSPELPAPIDNVAKADVSDRPTSSAIVGQELAAVPAVKPQLQSPVGGNKDVPARDERSSTAKREVQATGAAKTATAESAPSVPAPASSRSQAATIAQQGDDASSKAIPAAPGFEAVTANVERAVKASARDALPETTKVTVVQQETHLPPAQFGATQQVANAVVAELKETPAPAASMAPDLATSQASAPEPLKILTINLEPPALGNVTVRLRLVGSEVSVHLAAERKDTSQMLDQQRDSIRDLMQSAGYVADVAPVQHGSLDGFQSGSGQSQPQLAGQQQPSSQSQGSFDGARSSSGQSDGSGKQARQEHQSNQETRHEQDVGPHTRRGPVYL
- a CDS encoding transglycosylase SLT domain-containing protein, whose protein sequence is MSRTWGRILAAALFICSAGAAAAATDNSRPCEREMARASRQHGIPLGILYAVGLTETGRRGSLYPYALGADGQTVFARDINDAIANFEAMRAKGIKLIDLGCMQVNHYYHGDKFASVRAMFDPARNVDYAARFLKELKQREGSWTMAVARYNAGPNNQPAQKRYVCHIVAHLVSSGFGAWTDKARSFCQPKATS
- a CDS encoding chemotaxis protein; the encoded protein is MTRPLLCAALLMLLPLTTVRVFAEPASASAPTSGEPYELVRTLQAVQDGIARGDTAAHGSHIALIRQVGEKFLAADAGVWSNAQNGQAVVIYLLSGGGPQIVRKLPRDRLNVDERLLNGALAYVEGRQDEARELLKDVKPRTLPSGLGGQVALVQGALFARSEASLAIERLDDARLLLPGTLVEEAALRREILLVGQAEDFDKFEFLTLAYIRHYRNSVYGGDFWQRFSSGLTQSSLALDERRFARIVTLLEQIDRASRLKLYLVIARTAMMQGRLAVTRLAGERALTLSADASADRERAHFFRGVSRALTDEYDGGLAELKALDRSKLPERDVPLLNATLQLALDIRKSFSGGSAAAAEKPPVTPARLDLASSTATLARAQKQLGELELLTRDRRP